TTCTCCTGTAAAAGACACTTCCTGCCATTGTGAGGGCAGCAGGTGGGCAGCAAAAGCAGATGTCCCACAAACCAGCCGATGGTTCAGCAGTTTGCAGGCAAACGGATTAAAGAAAAAAAATGTCACCCCCTGCGGGGAGGCGGGCAGTGCACCAGGGAAAACCGAAAAGATTGTATACAGTTTTCCCGTTTCATGGGTTTATTGTTCAGGAGTTTGAGGGGGATGTCAAGGTGGAGGGCCGGGGGCCACATGGTTTTGCCGAGAGCCCAGAGCCGAGGGCTAAAAGCAGAAAGCAGCGACCCAATTTGATCGGGGCACATCGTCAGAGTCAAGAAGAAGGCAAAAGGGAGCGACCCAGGAGAAAACAACAGCACTCTCTTTTGCCTGAGTTCTGAGGCGTGTTTGCTGACGGCTGGTTCAGGTCTTCAAACCAGTCACAATCAGGTCCCAGACCTGCTCAAATTCCCGGTCGATGGTGGGAGACAGCCATTCCTGGCTGTTGATGGGGTGGTGAAAGCGGGAAGTGGCGTAAAAAATCCCCTCGGCCAGACCTGTGGGATCACCCTGCCTGATTTCCCCTTTCTGGATGCCTTCTTCAAGGATCACAGTGAGCTGGTCCAGCAGTTCAGAAACGTGTTCAGAAAGCACTGCCTTGCTTTCACCGAACAGGCTCTGGTAGGCGTGGAACAGTTCAGGGTCATCCAGCACTTTGCTGCGTTTGATCTGCATCAGGGTGGTCAGCCACAGGTGCAGTTTTTCAGGAGCGGTCCCGGAGGTGTTTTTCACCTCTGCCAGCGGAGCAGACACCCGGTGCAACCAGCGCTGGGTGACAGCCGCCCTCAGGGCCGTTTTGCTGGGAAAATAGCGGTACACCGTGCCATGGCTCACATCCAGGGCACGGGCCACGTCCACCACGGTGGCCTTGGACAGGCCAAAACGGCGAAGCACCTGCTCCGCCGTATCCAGGATGGTTTCTGTGGTGAGGGGTCCTTCTGCGTCGGCCATCAGGGCTTTACACTACGGGGTTTTTCTTTTCACTGTCAAGGAGATGCATCATGGCTGGAGCGTAACGCTCTCCTGCGACTGCCTCTGCAGGAACTGCTTTTTCAATTTGCTCCAGGTCTGCCTCTGAAAACTGCACATCCAGGCTGCCCAGGGCTTCTTGAAGGCGGGTGCGGGTTCTGGCCCCGATCAGGGGAATGATGTCTGTTCCTCTGGACAGCACCCAGGCAATGGCGGCCTGTGCCACCGTCACCCCTTTTTGCTCTGCCACACTGCGCAGGGCTTCCACCAGTTTGAGGTTCTGGTCCAGGTTTTCACCCTGAAAGCGGGGGCTGTGGTTGCGGAAGTCTGAGGCGGTTGCAGCGCGGTCTTTGTTCCAGTGCCCGCTCAGGAGACCACGGGAAAGCACCCCATAAGCGGTGATGGCAATGCCCAGTTCACGGGTGGTGGGCAGGATCTCTGCCTCAATGCCTCTGGAGAACAGGGCGTACTCGATTTGCAGCTGGGCAATCGGGTGCACTGCGTGGGCACGGCGGATGGTGTCTGCGCCCACCTCAGAAAGCCCGATGTGGCGCACATATCCAGCCTGCACCAGTTCTGCAATGGCCCCGATGGTGTCTTCGATGGGCACATTGGGATCCAGACGGGAAGGCTGGTACAAATCGATGTGATCGGTTCCAAGGCGTTTCAGGCTGTAGGACAGGAAATTTTTAACAGCCTGGGGTCTGGAATCCACACCCACAAATTGCCCGTCCGGGGAGCGCATGGCTCCAAATTTCACAGCAATGAAGGCATTTTCTCTGGGATGGCCTTTCAGGGCTTCCTGCAGGAGCATTTCGTTGTGCCCCATGCCGTAGAAATCTCCGGTGTCCAGCAGGGTGATGCCTTTTTCCAGTGCTTCGTGAATGGTGGCAATGCTTTCTGCGCGGTCTGCAGGACCATACATGTCGGACATGCCCATCAGGCCCAGGCCCAGGGTGGAAACCTGGGGGCCGTTTTTGCCGAGTTGGCGGGTGCCGATGGAAGAAATGGGTGTGTTCAATGCAGTGGTCATGGTGAAGCCTCCTTGCCCTTCACCTTACTTGATGGAATGACATATTTCAATATCTGTCATTCCATTTGTGTCACCCCTATGCCATTTTGCTTACCCTGGCCAGACGTACACAGCTTCCCTCACCTCTGGAGCATCGTCTGAAAAAGCAACAAATCCTGAAAGGGCACCCGAGAGCTTCTCGTACAGGCGTCTGGCCCCGATGTTGTGCTCCAGGGTGGTCAGGCGAATGGAACTGCATCCCAGACCCTTCAATGCTTCAGTGGCAGCAGCAAAAAGCTGTTTCCCGATGCCCTGGTTCTGAAATTCGGGCAGCACATGCATGGAGACCACCTCGCCCCACTGCCCATCCAGCACCTTGCCATAGGCGTAACCCACCACCCGATCCTGGTCCTCAAAAACCAGAATCAGACGGTTTTCCTGAATGAACTGTTGCCAGTCCAGGGTCTGTTCTTCCACGGTCAAGCCATCAAAAATGCCCGCTGGCACCAGAGGGGAAAAATGGGTCAAGATGCTGTTCACCTGAATGAAAGCCAGTGCAGGTGCATCACGTTCTTCTGTTTTTCGAATGGGCATGCTCCATTGCAAAACAGTTTCAACTTTTTGGCATGCAGAAAATGGCTTATGGGCTGTTGTGCTTCTAGGACAGTTACAATCCCTCAAACCCAATTTGTTACACTACTCAAGATGAGTCAGGACAAGAAAGCCCAACAGTTTGGCGTCACCCCACAGAGTGTGGATTTTAACGAGTGGTACAACGAGGTCATCACCAAAGCAGACCTCGCAGATTACAGCCCGGTGCGCGGCAGCATGGTGGTCAAGCCCTACGGACATGCCCTCTGGGAGCGCATTGTGCGCTGGCTGGATGACAAATTCAAAGAAACCGGGCACGAAAGCCTGCTGTTCCCCACCCTGATCCCCATGGGGTTCATCACCAGAGAAGCCGACCACGTAGAAGGCTTTGCCCCCGAGCTTTTCACGGTGACCAAAATTGGCACCGAAGTGCTGGAAGAACCCTACGTGATGCGTCCGACCAGCGAGACCATCATCGGACACATGTGGTCCCAGTGGCTGAATTCCTACCGGGATCTGCCATACCTGCACTACCAGTGGGGCAGCGTGTTCCGGGCCGAACTGCGCACCAAGCCTTTCCTGCGCACCGCTGAATTCTTCTGGCATGAGGGGCACACCGCCCATGAAACCGAGCAGGAAGCCCGCAATGAAGTGCAGCAGATGCTGAACATCTACCACGTCTTCTGCCGGGACATCCTGGCGCTGCCTGTGGTGCGGGGCAAGAAAACCCCCTCTGAGCGCTTCGCTGGTGCAATAGACACCTTCTCCATTGAAGGCATGATGCGAGACGGCAAGGCCCTGCAGAGCGGAACCTCCCACTACCTGGGCCAGAACTTTGCAAAAGCCTTTGAGGTGAAATTCCAGGGTCGGGACCAGAAGGAGCATTACGTGCACACCACCTCCTGGGCGATTTCCAGCCGCATCATCGGTGCCCTGATCATGACCCACGGAGACGACAAGGGCCTGCAACTGCCCCCCAACATCGCCCCCATTCAGGTGGTGATTGTGCCCGTGACCCGCAAGGACAACACCGAGCAGATGTTTGAGGCTGCAGACCAGATTGCAGATGAGCTGAAAGCCCTGGGCGTGCGTGTCAAGGTGGACAAACGTGAAGGCCTCTCCAACGGCTTCAAATACAACGACTGGGAGCTCAAAGGGGTGCCCGTGCGTCTGGAAGTCGGTCCCCGCGACCTGGAGCAGGGCGTGCTGGTGGTCAAGAACCGCACCCACGGAGACAAGGAAATCCTGTCTCGCGAAGAGGTGATCTCCGGGATGCCTGCCCGCCTGCAGGAGATCCAGCAGTTCCTGTTCCAGCGTGCAGAGGAATTCCTGCTGGAAAACACCGTTCCTGTGGACACCTTCGAGGAGTTCAAAACCCAGATCGACAACAACAAATGGGTGCTGGCCCACCACTGTGGTGACGCGGCCTGCGAGGCCAGCATCAAAGAAGAAACCAGAGCCACCACCCGCAACGAACCCCTGACTGAAGGGGAATACTTCAACACAGAAGAAAGCGGAACCTGTGTGAAGTGCGGGAAGCCCTCGGGTTATGGCAAACGCATTCTGTTTGGCCGCCAGTACTGAACAAAAACAGACCAGCCCCTGTCAAGCGTCCCCACCACCAGGGGGCGCTTCTGTTTGTGGGAGAATGCCAGCATCCATGCCAGAGGTCCACAACATTCAAGATGCTTTTCTGCAAGCGGCACTTCATTCTGCTGACCCTCAAAACCATCCAGACCTTGCCCGTTTGCAAAATCGGGCCAGTTACACCGAACGCAAGACCTCCTGGGGGTACATGTACCTGCTGGATGTGCTGAAAGAACTGAACATGCTGTCTGGAACAGATTTTCGTTTGACAGATGAGCGGTTTGAAGATCAATACCAGGGGTGGTCTGCGGTGCATGGTCCACATGTTGCAGAAAGTGCGAAGGCTTTGGAAACTGCTTACCAGCACACACAAAACTCCCTGAACGTTTTTGGCCCGTCTTCCACCCTGAGGCTGTCTTGTGTTCTGCGTCCTCTTCAGGCCTGGAGGGTGATGTATGGAATCTTGCAGGCCAGGAAAACACAGCAGCAACACCTGCATTTTCGAATGGACCGTCTTTTGAGTTTCTCGCAGGCTCCGACCGCCAGCCCACCCTGCATCCTCTGGACCCGGCAGGTGCCCAGGGAAGACATCTTGCTGTGGGGATACGTCACCACCCCGATGGACCTCAGTGAATTTGTGGTGCTCAACCGCCATCCCGAGGGCCACCTCTCCATTCCCCTTTCAGAACTGGAGGTGAGGGGCGGATTCAGGCCCACAGATGTGTTGCAAAACCAGGAAGGGTGGCAGGAAAGCACCCCATCCGTGCTGCCTCTGCCCACGATTCAGGAACAGGAGGCCAACGAGGCGTCCATTGCCAGCGCCAGACAGCTTGAAAGGCAGTTTCCAGATCCTCTGCTCAGGCGTCTGACCCGCAGCATCATCAATTTGCGGAAGATCAGATGATGAAAAAACAAAGCAAGGAATACCCTTGCTTTGTTGAACTGCACGTCGAGTGGCCCCTTTACTGGGCCTGTTCCTGCAGCTTGAGGACTTCCTGAATGGCGTTCTGAAAGTGCTCCGGGGGCATGGCTCCATTGGCCACGGCGTAACCATTCACGATGAAAAAAGGAACCCCCTGAACCCCCTGGCGTTTGATGTGCTGGTCAAAGGTGCGGATGTCCTGCACGTCCTGGTTGCTGTGCAGGTAAGCAGCAACCTCTTCACGGTCCAGCCCAGCCTGAACCCCCAGTTCGGTCAGGGTGTCCAGATCAGAGAGGTTTTTTCCTTCTGTGAAGTAGGCCCTGAACAGCAGTTCGGTGATCTCGGTCTGTTTGCCTCTTTCCTGGGCAAATCTGGCAAGGCGGTGGGCGTTGATGGTGTTGGGAGAGATGGTCACACGGTCAAAGCGGTACTCCCAGCCTGCATCTTTTGCTTTCTGGGTGATCATGTCCTGCATCTGCTCCACCCGTTCACGGGACCCGAATTTCTTGCTGAGGTGCTCCAGGTGATCCACACCGCCTTCGGGCACTTCCGGGTTGAGCTGGAAGGGCAGCATTTCAATGCTGGCTTCACCGTTCCAGATGCCGTTCTGGCGCAGCAAATCCAGGCCTTTTTGCAGGTTGGCTTCCCCGATGGGGCAGAACGGGCATACCCAGTCCGAAACGATCTGGATGTTCAGGTTCGGACTGGGTTTCAGGTTGATGGGTTTGATGGTCTGGGGCTCTGCAGGACGCACCTCGCAGGTGTCGCCTTCGCAGATCAGGGTTTCCGTTTCACTCATGCTATAGATTTTATAGTATCAGGTACTGGCAGAAAGTGATCCTTCTCGCTTGATGGCCCAGCTGGAGCGGTGCTCTGCAGCAAAGCGTTCAAAAGACACTGCGGGGCGGCCCAGAACGTTTGAGAGGTCTTCTCTGGGTTTGCTGCCAAACCCCAGACGGGCGGTGGTGTAAATGGCGGTCAGGGTCATGATGTGTTCCCAGGAGGCCCCCCTGCCCTTCCAGTGTCGCACCCACTCGGGAAAACTGGGGTCAATGTGCTGGATGCGCCTGCCCAGCGTGCTGCTCAGCACATCTGCCACCTGCTGGTAATCCAGGGCTTCTGGTCCGGTCAGGTCGTAAGCTTTGTACTCATGTCCAGGCTGGATCAGGCTGACCGTGGCAACTTCAGCAATGTCACGGGCATCGATCAGGGCAGTG
This portion of the Deinococcus roseus genome encodes:
- a CDS encoding TetR family transcriptional regulator produces the protein MADAEGPLTTETILDTAEQVLRRFGLSKATVVDVARALDVSHGTVYRYFPSKTALRAAVTQRWLHRVSAPLAEVKNTSGTAPEKLHLWLTTLMQIKRSKVLDDPELFHAYQSLFGESKAVLSEHVSELLDQLTVILEEGIQKGEIRQGDPTGLAEGIFYATSRFHHPINSQEWLSPTIDREFEQVWDLIVTGLKT
- a CDS encoding aldo/keto reductase, with amino-acid sequence MTTALNTPISSIGTRQLGKNGPQVSTLGLGLMGMSDMYGPADRAESIATIHEALEKGITLLDTGDFYGMGHNEMLLQEALKGHPRENAFIAVKFGAMRSPDGQFVGVDSRPQAVKNFLSYSLKRLGTDHIDLYQPSRLDPNVPIEDTIGAIAELVQAGYVRHIGLSEVGADTIRRAHAVHPIAQLQIEYALFSRGIEAEILPTTRELGIAITAYGVLSRGLLSGHWNKDRAATASDFRNHSPRFQGENLDQNLKLVEALRSVAEQKGVTVAQAAIAWVLSRGTDIIPLIGARTRTRLQEALGSLDVQFSEADLEQIEKAVPAEAVAGERYAPAMMHLLDSEKKNPVV
- a CDS encoding GNAT family N-acetyltransferase — translated: MPIRKTEERDAPALAFIQVNSILTHFSPLVPAGIFDGLTVEEQTLDWQQFIQENRLILVFEDQDRVVGYAYGKVLDGQWGEVVSMHVLPEFQNQGIGKQLFAAATEALKGLGCSSIRLTTLEHNIGARRLYEKLSGALSGFVAFSDDAPEVREAVYVWPG
- the proS gene encoding proline--tRNA ligase; translated protein: MSQDKKAQQFGVTPQSVDFNEWYNEVITKADLADYSPVRGSMVVKPYGHALWERIVRWLDDKFKETGHESLLFPTLIPMGFITREADHVEGFAPELFTVTKIGTEVLEEPYVMRPTSETIIGHMWSQWLNSYRDLPYLHYQWGSVFRAELRTKPFLRTAEFFWHEGHTAHETEQEARNEVQQMLNIYHVFCRDILALPVVRGKKTPSERFAGAIDTFSIEGMMRDGKALQSGTSHYLGQNFAKAFEVKFQGRDQKEHYVHTTSWAISSRIIGALIMTHGDDKGLQLPPNIAPIQVVIVPVTRKDNTEQMFEAADQIADELKALGVRVKVDKREGLSNGFKYNDWELKGVPVRLEVGPRDLEQGVLVVKNRTHGDKEILSREEVISGMPARLQEIQQFLFQRAEEFLLENTVPVDTFEEFKTQIDNNKWVLAHHCGDAACEASIKEETRATTRNEPLTEGEYFNTEESGTCVKCGKPSGYGKRILFGRQY
- a CDS encoding DsbA family oxidoreductase yields the protein MSETETLICEGDTCEVRPAEPQTIKPINLKPSPNLNIQIVSDWVCPFCPIGEANLQKGLDLLRQNGIWNGEASIEMLPFQLNPEVPEGGVDHLEHLSKKFGSRERVEQMQDMITQKAKDAGWEYRFDRVTISPNTINAHRLARFAQERGKQTEITELLFRAYFTEGKNLSDLDTLTELGVQAGLDREEVAAYLHSNQDVQDIRTFDQHIKRQGVQGVPFFIVNGYAVANGAMPPEHFQNAIQEVLKLQEQAQ